The region CAAAATTTTAGTACTAAGACCACCTTGGAATCGACAGAATTAACCGTTTAGTGTCAATGAGAAAAGTGAAAATATATGGAAaacttaatgttaaaaaaaaaacattgttttttgagctatatttttttctgttgacCATTTATGAGCCCAAAAAGGGCCCGAAATCCCATGTAATTGTTATGCCGATTTGGTGAAGTGCGAGGGGCAACTTTTCTCACatatgtatttgttttatttgttacctAAATgccaattttttctttttccatCTAAATATTTGCagattaactatttattttaattttattaataatatttattgtatacatATAATGTCATAATTACTTTATATCAACTTGCACACATTTTGAACAAATACAGATGTGCTTgtgctaaaaatataaataaatcatttgtcgattttattattatttgttgtccACCTCAatcatacttattttattatttattttttattttattgttatttcttaattattagtattttacacAATGAAAGTTCCTTACTTTTAATACTTCTTATCATCACAGTACAAtacttttcttatttaaatttttcacaagCTTTCTattcgaattaaaaatatagaaaattattttttttattttagatataaaatttatattctatttgaaataaaaatttttattttaaatatcaaacttttaagaatatatgttatgtattagtgtatttttcttatattagataaaaatatatccgtAGTAAGTTTACAGTTTGAGaaaaaaaacctattttttctatattagtTATACTCGTAACTCACTAAACATATAATTTGGAACatactgtattttttattttggatatcaaaattttaagcatATAAGATAtgtattaagttatttttcttatattaggTAAAAATGTGCCCGTAGTAAGTTTACAGTTTGAGAAAAAAGACCCATTTTTTCTCTATTAGTCGTACTTGTAACTCAAAACATACAATTTGGaacatactaaatattttattttaaggatATAAGATATGTATtaggttattttttttatattagataaaaatgtGTCCGTAGTAAGTTTAGTTTGAGATAAAGAGACCCATTTTTTCTCTATTAGGTGTACTCGTAATTgacaaaacatataatttgagATATACTTAATCTATCTattcgaataaaaatataaaaaatcatatttcaatatattataggGGAAATCTTATGGGtgcgcgtcaccgacatgctcatgAGAGGCGCATGCGTAGTGTGCTGTGCaccttagacactttttggatgggtgaaatctttcgttcgcgtcaccgacaagcttatagcagtatatctgtagctatacagctgacgtatagtgctgtgCATATCTTATAtgagaaatttaagtaaatacaaatactatctataaataatatgattgtatattaattgttatttcaattgaagcgtatttatattttgtcatgatcttgtgcagcccgtaatatatttgaataataaaaaaccatataatTATTGCTCTGAGTGTCAATAGgtgtgaaaaccagattgatgttgataattttaattaaatcattatgaaatttcaaattttaatactaaaagttctcacttctatcggcagtctctataactgccattttttattttagatatcaaaattttaatgatatatgttatgtattaggttatttttcttatattagataaaaatgtGCCCATAATAAGCTTACAGTTTGAGAAAACacccattttttattcatcagTCGTACTTGTAACTCACAAAACATACAATTTGGGACATACTgaacattgatttatttttgaataattttcttatatgcCTGTCTAATAATAAcaagcttttataattaaaacaaagaaatatttatatatttaatattctgccTTCATGTATTCCAACATTTTCTAATTGCGtgagatttataaattagtgtAATCGAAAATggcattaacattaaattgttgCACAGAGAATAAGTAAAACTCTCATACAGCGGGTTTTCCTATCATTTTGGAACCTTTCGTAAAAAGAAAGTCTATCTTGAATTCACACTTACCGATTGTCGACCAAATTTGAGACGTTGATCTGTTTGTTATTGGTGACCGTGACAGTGACCGGCCCAGCTGTGACATCGACGCCCATAGATCCGATGTCGAGAGCGGCATAGGCCTTGCGACCACCTCCCGCTGATCCTCCCTTCAATCCGTGACCCATATTGCAGATGTCGTCCAATTCCCGATAAATATCTTCGTATAGCCGATCTCCGGATGTGTTCGAGTTGAGGGCGTCGTCCAGGAGACGGTGGCCGCCTGTCGCCGGCGGACCGAGGCGGTAGTTTGGGTTCTCGTAACTCAGCAAACCATTTTCTATCAAAACAACATTTCCATCTGTTAACCACCTCTTACACTTTTTaccttttctttttattttggttGCCACTCTCACCTAATGCaaccatattaaattatggtaattaaaaccgctacttaaaattaacgaaacacaaaaaattacataacaaCAAGCGGTTTCGgcgaaaaaaaaacagttattCACAATTAGTGAACAGCATGAACAGTTAAACTGGACGAAGTGATTTAATTACGCGTCGGCCAGACGGAAAAACGAGTGTGCCAGTGGAAACGAAAACTCGATACCGAGACCGAAGTGAAGGTGGGGAAGAAAGGGGAGAAGCAAATGCCAGACTGACGGACCGGGGGGGAAAACAGTTTGTGAGTCACAGTCAGTCCTTTTTACGATCGCCGTCCCGGCAAATTTATGAGGTCTTTATGGCCCCGACGAAACCTAAATATGTGTTTTGACGTTCAGATGCACcggataatttataaattaatcgaCCGAGATTCCGAGATGCGATgagaaaatcattttattcacGAATAACTGGAGCTTCGATTTATTCATGGAATCGGATAATCAACTGACGGAAAGTACGAAGGAAGTCGTCCCGCTCTGGGATGGCTTTATTAGTTGTGGGAATTGAGTTTGGAGCCagctgaaaaatatatttattcctgCAAGTTAgataaaaacatgaaatagCGCCACTTGTTGCGAGTGGTGAAAGGGTGAGGAGAGAAAGAGTTGAGAAACACACCCAAGAAAATGTCATCGTCGTCGTTGAGCGACGACGAAGAGGACTGTTGGTGTTGCTGTTGTTGGTGTTGCTGCTGCTGTTGCAGGTGGTGTTGGGCGGTGACGGCCGCCATGCCTCTGACGAGCGTCGCCAGCAGCGACCAGTAGGGACTGGTGGTGGCGCCGCCGAGTGCTGCTGCCGCCGCCGCGGGCGATCGCACTTGATATAAACCTAGGTGGACCGAACTGCGGAACTCGCCGCACAACAtcccaccaccaccaccacaaCCGACGCCACCAACGTCCGACCGCGTCCGACGCCTAACAAATATGCCCTACCTGGAACAAAAACAGAATCACTTTAAAAACATTCCGTACGAGTGTTTCTGGGAAAAatcgaatattatttatagtcgAAAGGGGATCGCGTGACGCCGCGTGCTCGTTTCTTCGTCGACCCAATCGAAGTCAGACACTGTGGCGCCTTCAGGAGCCGGCTCCCGAATCGATCAACTTGTCCGCGTCCGTCTCCCAAACGCACTCAACGACTTGCTttcgttttttaaataaaacagagaAATGTAAACCGTTGGTTAAACCTTCTAATAAGCCAATTAACAAAAGGAAAACATGAACACGGAATGAACGTTAAAACTTGTCATTTACTTTTCtctataataattgttgattatatcgaagattgcatttaattcacgaaaaatattgacaagcaatttgaaataaagacCCAAAGGGACGATGCTTTCTTCCCCACATCGTTTTCGCTTGTTTATCCGTTCCCAACTTTTTCCTGCCCAATCATAGATAAAGTAAATGAAAGGGGGTCCAAAAATTAATCTCGGGGACACGAAATCGAATTGACAAACAATTTCCGTTTTGGCAAATTGGTCGTTTCTGATTGCAAACTATGAATCGACTACAgatgaaatgaataaatgtataaaaagtaaCAAACAGACATATATACTTATGACTTGattacaaaatcaatatttgtcgagacaataaataaaaaatacattagtaaaatacaaatcgaatcggtattatttaatttggattCCAACAAACATTAGTGTTTGTCCAACATCGAGAATAAacatacaaaaacaaaattgtacttaaataacattaataatttttctattgacattaaaatgtaatttagtgCAAAATGATGAATGGCATTTTcgataatataaatagtataaaaatgcattattaacaatattaacagacctaattaaaaatgcatcagtggtaacattttaattaaaacatcaacTGATTacaatcattataaatattaatttagtttgaatacaAACCTTTCAGATTTTATCAAacatttcagtttttcataaaattgttcacaataagaaatttattattaaaataatcataattcgAAGTGGATCTGCCGAATGAACAATCGAGAATATCGATTAGCGATAATATAGTTTTCGAGTCGAACAACAAGAATCGTTTCTTgtcttttattattctattctGTCTAGTTACGTaagacataatttttaaacagtttctaGTTGTCTTACGGCCTGTCTGTTTTTGAcagattataattaacaaattgtaaagtaaatGAATAGTGTAATAAAGACGATCTCTGAACGGCAGGTTAATGcgccattaaaataatattcatctCGTGCGAAATCTTAAATTCAGTTCAGTTAACCCACACATTCACATACATAGCTTCCTTCCAGAAAGTACATGTGCATTATTTGTGGGACATTCAAGATGTCCATTAGGTAAGAAGGCTcagatcaaataaaaaagatactaAAAACCTACTCACCGAATTGGCAAAGTAAAGACATTTAACGTCGGCACGGCACGTCACCACCGGGTAAACGACACGCAGACGAAAACTCCGGACTATGAAAGAATAGGGGGTTGAAAAATGGCCGCGTTCCGGAGACGGATAAAAACGGGGCGACGGCGACTGCGACGACGGTTCCGTGTGTCTATCGTATGGTGGAGTCGCGATTCGACTTCGCGCCGACGGCGCACAACCCCGTTCCTCCGAAAGTGGATATATTGATTTTCTGCCGCCCCGAAAACGCGCACAACAAACCGAATTCTCGGTACGAATACCGGGTGGCCATCGAACGACCAACAACCAATAACCGAAAGAAATGtttgctaattaaaaatatcggtTGGAAAAATGGTCGTTGGGTTTTCAGGATTTTGGAATAAAACCATTCTTATTTGATGTCGataaaatacatgtttttctaaaaaataaattctatgtttttttttaatgaaaatgttttttcaatcattttcatttctgAAATTTGTTACGTATATTTTGTaaggtatatttttttatattccgcTGTTCTTAGTATTTACACATTATTACACTTGTTCCTCAAATTTCATTGGAGTCGTTTAAAAACGTGATatcttattttaacatatcaagagtaattatttcaatggACAAATAACGTGAAGTATTTCCCCGGATGTGATAAAATCGGTGCAGAGCAGCAAGACAGGATCGGCAGATAACAAGGATAGCTTGAAGAAATATTCTGGAATCTAGTAGTATATCCAGGGTTGCTGCTAAGCTTGAACGACTGCATATTTAAGACTAAATGAGGTAAATTTTCCAAAACTATCAATATCTTtagttgttcgggtttattggccgacatttgttggaattattacCTTACATTTCGCCAGCACAAGGggctaattataataaaattcaacgaTTACAAAAGCAAGATGGAAGAACTACTGGCCCCGACAAGCTATTGAGAACTGGCTACACCAATATAGAGAAAGCTGAGAAACATCAATCTCATAATAAAGAAACCATCCATACCAGTGGATATCCAAAAACAATTAGTCAAATCAGAAGCGCTTTCACATCACTTATATGGTCTGCCCAAAATATAGAAAAGGATATGTAGCACTTCGACCCATCGTTAGTAATCCTGGGACAACTTAACTAAGTATCTTACCAGATTGCTACAACCTCATGTTGGAAACACCCCAACCTTTATCAAATATTCCATTCATTTTGTTGAGATATTGAAAGGATTAAATCTTGATGTAGAAAATAGACTGGTCAGTTTCGACCTAGTGTCACTTTTCACTTTCAAGTTCCTGTCAATGAttctttaaacattatatcaaaaatatcccTTCTATATATAGTGAATCTTTTCCGTACATGCCTTACTGAAAGCTATTTCGTTTGAATCAACAAATTCTACGGACAGACTGAAGGATTAGCAATGGGCAGTCTTCTTAGTCCAGTGATCACCAATTTCTTTATGGaaaagtttgaacaaaaagTGATTGCGACTACTAAACACAAATCTTATGTTTGGTATCGTTACGTGGATGATACTTTCGTGATATGGAAACATGGACAAGAAAAACTAGatcagtttctaaaacacCTAAACTTTCAACATAACAATGTCAAATTCACAATGAAATTGGAGATGGAGaaccaaatatatttttttggatgTCCTTTTGTGGGTCAACATTTAGACCATACAGTACCAAAAACATGCACACACCGATCGGTATCTACATAAACTATCTAACCATCATCCTAGTCTCAAACAAGGGGTCATCAAAACACTAACCGAAAGAGTCAAAAGGATATGTCCCACACACCAGGTCGCTGAAGAACAACAACACTTGGAGAAAACACTACAGGctcatactaataataaagattcaCCTAGTGAGCCAACGATTGGTAAAGCTTTTCTcccatatatatgtaaagttaccgatagaattggaaaaatcttattaaaacataacatccatactgtttttataccaacgaggaagattcaacacagtctcagatctgccaaagataAGAGAGACTAAACAGCTTCTAGGATATACCACATACCATGCTCTTGGGGATGTGTATACATCGGTACTACAAAACGTTCAATAGAGACTAAGATGATTTCTCCATCATTTACCGAaacatgttatttattaatgatagtAAAGATGTCATCACTctcaaataatagaaattacgAACGATGATAGAAAAGGTGTAAGATAGTGATAACAGCCACccggaaaaataatttttcttaaacattTGATCACTTACTCatcactattctaaaattacacCCCTAACGCTTAACTATTCAATGTATTGTTTTCTTACAAGCCTTagaaattgacaaatttaagtttaaatttgttacttaaaaatttaaaatactgtacAGAGTGTTTGTTTCGCATTTTTTGTTAACCAAACTTCTTGCTCTGTTTCTAGAAATTAATGCACCATAccaataataatgatgattattattaacatttttttaaaatggtaaaaaataaacgtatacactctttgtatacttttttaaaaataggttttatttatagttgttacaaaaaattttaaaatatattgtttttctaataattaacaaaatttgatgtttataaaaaataaaaatttgaatttaatgtgaGGTATTTCCATCTCTACTACGAATGACAGCCCCACATATTCTGTTCATATTCAAAATCTGGGTTCTACTTTCATTTTTGTCCAAACACTCCACCTTCTAGGATGGGCCCTTAAACGTCTCCCAAGAATGTTCCAGTATTAATATCAACGTCAGCAAGATAATTTCGGAAAACATGGCCTGTATGTGGTCGTGCATTATCCTACTTTAGTACAAAATTTGGATTTATAAAAGGGACATATGGCACGACATGCACTTCTAGAATATCCAAAATGTAACACACAGCATTGCAATGTTGTTCAAGAAATGCCACACCGTAATTGAGTCCCCACCACATAAGGTTACCACCTTATTGGGTAGTTATATTGAGAATATCTTTGATTTGGCCGTAGAAACACACGAATGCGTCTATTGCATGTGTTCAGGAAAAATCTGGATTATTCTGTAAACAGAACTTGCTTCTCCTAATCTGCTTCTACCCAAATGACGTGCTATATTCGTACTTCGAGATGATCTAAACcgttgtttcaaaattaaaagtctCAAAAAAGCAGGAATTGTAGCAGGATTTCTACCCTGGCCTGGCTTCCTAGTATTCCCAGaaataaacttatataaaCTTTCACATTCCAAAACTTGTTTCAAAATTCActcaaaaatcgattttttgcacattttttgtaaatatctcgTTTCCTATGGGCTACTTGTATTTCTTATCAATAttgtaaagaattaaattccTACCTATATAACCCTTTCATAGGAAACAACTTTAGAAGTTATTTACTGTATTAACTGATCCAAAGTTCCATCTTCAtaacttcaaaaattatcattgataAAGGAAGTCGTAATAATGCATGGCCTGTGATGCTTGTAAGCGTGACCATTGAGCAATTTGTCAATAGAATTCTTTGCATATATTTCACCAAGAGAGAGCTTCCTTGAGTCCACTTCCGTCCATCATGTACCCTATGCTTCCAAGATAAGCATATGAAATCCTCCTAATTTTACAACTATTGAACATAATGATGAGTTGGCATCTGTTGCAGCTACCATTTCGCGTGCTTTAGAATAGAGGGTTGATCAAAAGTAATCACACACGTTTTTCGTCCATGTGACTTAGCAATATCGTAAGTGCAATGTAAAGTTGTGTAAATAGTATCTACGTGACTGGTaggtttatcaataaaaagaagaaacataACTTGAGATGTTGAAAAGTTCTTGTCATTTTTAAAGAGATGTTGAAGATAACCACTCCACCCTGGCAACGATGCAATATCTCTCCACTTTCTATTCAGCCACAAAAAATCAACTTCGtcaatgttttttttcttctgtGAATCCTTCatcattatgtaaatttttgatttgaattttactGTATCCAGGTACGACTGGTTTTTCATAAACTTGAAAAGATACACGTGATATGGGCGTCAACTGTTTGGCACTTGATTTGGTTGTGCATTTTTGTATCCGTTCATCGTAGAGAACAGCATTTTTTGGTGTTAGTATCTTAATCATCCCCATAACATGAAGAGTATTGTTACCATAAAGAGTGTGGACATTTACATCGGCATTATCTTCAACTCTTGTACAAGTGCACCAGactgatgataataataaaaaatgataattatatatttaggaatagtttataaactttatactcCGTATTTTCGATCAGGACTACCACTTGACCTCAAATGATGCTCTAGTCACGTGTTCTCTGCCCTCTATCTCGACAACGGTTCGacgtatgaaaaaatatttaaaacaaaagttgtAGAGAATTTAATTCTCTACAATACTGATACAAAATACATCGATTTTTATGACTCTTACTTTTTAAGTTGCGGCCATCCTATCATGTGTGAAGTTTAAGACAAGTTTTTGGgatgtcaaatttaaatttaaatttattaactttagattttctttaaattttaatacactttTATACCGATTGGAATGCCTTTGatcctactgaattttaaGTGAGATATCATACATGACAGAGACCGTAAAAGATTCCCACTACAGAGCAAATTTGTAGACTTTTACTGCCTCTGtcgtctctctcaaaatttagTCGGATCAAACGCTTTTTCAATTAGTATAGCTTGTAATGCAAATGATTCGTcggtaaataaatatctagtCCTCTTAATATCCTTACCCAACTAACagataaacaacaataacatatttcgttaaaaataattactaattaatcctCCAGTTTGTAGGACAAAATGTCGAAGGCTGCACTGTATATTCCAGAAGctgtttcttaaaaaaaaataaaaacaactagTCCAGAAATGTGCGAATGTGACCCAGATTCGTTAGCGTTTTCCATCTGTTTGCGTGTCGCACCGAAACGTAAAACATTTTGGGAAAGGTTACTTACGTTATTTTCCACTCGACTGAAAactgtttcattttatattcttaacaTCACTTTCATAtctcaaatcaaataaaaacgttGTTTCCATAAACACGAAAAACGTTTTCTAATTAAACTACTATTTTCCACGTCGAACCATTCAAATCTAACATTCTCGGAGAATGTTATTGATTTTCTGCGTATggataattcaattttctctCCTGAATATTTCAATTCGACGATAGGAAATTAGTATCGAGGTGACACTATACAAGAGAGAATGTTCGAAGGACGATTAATTGAGTTTTTGGCGAAACGAAATCATACAAAACTAAAATAGGCACACGACAATAGACTACCAATCCAATTCAATTGTCAGTTAGGATAATTTCTACTTTTtgttcatttcaaataaaacacacTTTGACACATATTCTAACaatacacaaatttatatttctgttcAATCATTATGTATGAAAGCATAAAGTTCCGTTTCACACATGCACACATGTCGAAAATCGAATTGGACAAACGCAATGAAATCGTTAACTGTTGTACTCATTGAAATTGATAGAATCGAAAATAGAGCGGAGCGAAACAACAAAATAGCGTTTTGTTACATTATCTGGAACGTCAGAGTCACTGTCCTCTCTGACTTTGGAAAATATGCGTTATCGGCAAAGGAAATGTGAAATCCGATCTCATCTCAAACAGGCCACGTTTCGTTTTTCTGTTAatctcttattttattatgtgtgGCTTCGGCTTTTCGTCACTCACTCCAGAATTACCGGTGCTCAAGACGAACGCCATTCCTGTAAAGCGTGTGGGTCGAAAAGTTACGTCATTTGTCCGAAATGTCGTAATGTTTGCCATGAACGAAAGAAAAATCTTTTCAAGTGCTTTATGAAcataaatgcatgttttattACAGAATTAGTTAAAcatcaaatgtttatttttgacttGGTATTTCTCAATGTGGGCATATCGATAATGAAATCTTTAAAAAGGCCGGAATCGGTAAAATTACAACATTTCCATCCGCCACTTCCAAGaagattctttatttttatatcgttTTGGCGCATCTAACGAggcgattaataataattaatcgagGCGAATTAACAATGGCATTCGCACGAAACAACAACgaactacaattaaaataaattcaccggtttcaaattaaattcttttccgTTTCTAGAAATAATTTCACTCGACCTCAAATATAAaactactattttattttaaaaaactcattaacgtaattaataatttttattgcctaaatttataaacataaaataaaaataaattatttataaatttcattcagttttatttaatgttaaattttattttaattaataaaataaatcattaacttaactaaatcaattataaagaatgaataacgataatttgaacattttctgtaaattttcaGCGACTTTCTCCTAAGAATTCCTGACGCGTTTTGCGTGGGTGTTTCACAAACTTGAACTGCATCAAAACCGTACGCTTCTGTTAACACTAATTAACATAAACCATTAgagaataactaaaaataacccACAAAATACACGCCCCAAAAACTACAAACACACACACGAAAATTAACAATTCGAAATTCAATTGGATCTCCCtcactatatttatttacattaacaaCCCCCGAAatgcaacaaataaaaattcctaCCTTGTCCGGCCATCAGATCCGAGTTGGTCCGTCTCTGTGGGGCGCACACAAAAAATACAAGTTTTGCACAATCGGTATTTTTTATGCGGTGGCGAACTACACGGATAAACAAACCATTTGACGGGCGGACGTAAATACAACAAATCCGCGGAACCCGCACCGAAATGTCAATATCGAATCCGTGTGGGGATATTACAGGGGAAATCGTAATACCAACATAAAACAGGGAGTTAGGATTGGTCACATTTAAACTTCTTCAATACGGattataaaatgcaaaatcgatattttacgttcattatattaattcacataaacaaaaaaatgattttgattCATAACTTTCATATTGTATTTGTAAACTAACGTATATACGAAAgacaagaattttaaaatttcaaattgttataGGCAACCATGATATCACATggtttgaaaataattcaaaaataaataacactgaaataagaaaatatttattataaaaattaatataaataaatatttaaacaagaatTTTGACAAAGTGATTATTACAGATCAACGACTCTTAATTTTCTGCCAATTAGTAAACTTTTGGTAAGCCATATTAAGCAACTGATTGAGGTGCAGAGTCAGATGATGCGACAACGGCGATAAATCTCTAATCAATTTATCCTAAAACAAAATCTTTTAGATGTTAAACAATAGAAATGATTTTGggcaacaaacttcaaaaggCTTCAACTTTGCTAACTGATATCTCTGAAGTGCTTCAtgcatttttatacatttttgttcCATACTTGTACTAGTTGGGGGAAAACATTTCCAAAAGTGATTTAACAATTCACAAAGTGCCAAATACAGATTTCTAACTTCTTTTTCAACATCTGCAGGTACAAgctctaaaatattcaaatcaataGTCTGAGTTTATTTCACaagttgaataaaaattcttacgTGCTAAAGAATGTTCTTGAAAGCCTCTCATGAGGGCGCCGCCCGGCGATAACTCCCCTAAAGCGCTAACCGCAGCAGCAGGACTAACTAAATTACTTGTATTATGTCTGCTGTTCCACTGACGAGTTTCCTGAACCACGCCGCGCAAAACATTCAAAGCTTCGTTTGGGTTAATATTCTCTACTGCAGTGTCTGGCATGGGACCATGTAAATATCTTTCTACCTTTGACAGAGTCAATTTTGGTTCCTTATTTGCATTCTTAGGCTCACTATCAAGATCttcatatgtaattttttccaaaattcttTGCTTTTTCTTTGGAGGTTCAGTGGATTTTACTTCTGTGCTTTCACTAGTGCTTGTAGTTGCAGTTTCTGTCTTCTCAGCTAattgcaataataattattaaaaaaaaaaaaaaaaataaaaaaatacttacaaataatctaataattatatacctGTTTTTGCTCCAGTAGCCTTGAGGACCATTATAGAATGTTGATTGAATCTTTTGATCATAGCCTGGCTAACAGTGCCCAAACTGTTTGGTTTATCATTTGGTACACCATAAGCAGCATCATATGTCTTATCTTCAAATCCACTGATATTTACCAAGGGATCATCAACTCCACTTTGAATGTCTTTTTTCATCTCCTGATCATCAATTTTGCCACATTCTGTGAACAAGTCTTTACTCTCTGCATATTTTCTATCCCTGTTTCAAatgatattaacaatataaattaacaaatcaacTAAAAACAGTTGATACCTGTGAAAATAATGTGATTGGAAGAATTTAGTCcaaaattgtggttcagtaaGTTTGGTTGGGACATTTTCAGCAAACTTCTTCTTAACTGCtggatatgttttaaatatgcaCTCAATAATATCTGGTGTTATGTTGTACTTCA is a window of Aethina tumida isolate Nest 87 chromosome 7, icAetTumi1.1, whole genome shotgun sequence DNA encoding:
- the LOC109603563 gene encoding general transcription factor IIH subunit 1; this encodes MSRSSEDVLLQIPQVRFKKGDGTLFLMDTRLIWMVENRDTVAVSHPYADIKSQKISPEGKAKVQLQVVLHSGVSSTFHFINKNGQQAQVQDRDNVKEMLQSLLPKFKRKIDKELEEKNKVLSSNPALLQLYKDLVMTDIVSSEEFWAQHAPQYTQKQKQPTQDIGVSGAFLADIKPQTDGCNGLKYNITPDIIECIFKTYPAVKKKFAENVPTKLTEPQFWTKFFQSHYFHRDRKYAESKDLFTECGKIDDQEMKKDIQSGVDDPLVNISGFEDKTYDAAYGVPNDKPNSLGTVSQAMIKRFNQHSIMVLKATGAKTAEKTETATTSTSESTEVKSTEPPKKKQRILEKITYEDLDSEPKNANKEPKLTLSKVERYLHGPMPDTAVENINPNEALNVLRGVVQETRQWNSRHNTSNLVSPAAAVSALGELSPGGALMRGFQEHSLAQLVPADVEKEVRNLYLALCELLNHFWKCFPPTSTSMEQKCIKMHEALQRYQLAKLKPFEDKLIRDLSPLSHHLTLHLNQLLNMAYQKFTNWQKIKSR